In Bartonella machadoae, a single genomic region encodes these proteins:
- a CDS encoding phage tail tape measure protein, translating to MDVSLVVRFVNHLQEGIASAKRDLQAFSADVAHLQNKTRQHFKNWFDPQHLEDATKNAEMAFIQARGRMVGAIAQTATLIAPLYKAMQFDQSMKGLEKVLDAPLHRLKELRRFALETSTKIPLAAREVLELMTSASQAGIGEQDLEAFSLYAAKAAVAFDMTGDQIGERFAKLRNVFKLNQTGIEELGDAINHLSNHMAAKASEVSDFTNRATGAATMFKLTARETAAFGTAMISAGIVPESAARGFNAMSSRIQAGGKHIEDAFVNIGLSRQKFLQDIDKDATGTLVRFFDVLAKSEQGMRSLIAIAGRDFTGDFAKLVGNPELLSQALEFVKDPKVFKGSVEQEADKQATGAIRQFELLQNRIVALGITIGNVLLPHVNNLMASVGNFINGLMAWANAHPALTSAIVKTIAALMAFNIALRVLRFTMAGTRLGLLQLMGSLIKIGTVSRVLKTNWRSLIASGRSLGIMAATLGGSTLRLLRPMTLLVAGFRGLMVLSSAFAATFGWVGTVIEVVAAGIASVVGAVFTPIGALIAAVVAVIMAACFALWKYWDRFSSFVKGFARGLVHAFGRIFEAVMRFFGADTATITKWKNTLSAAFDFSQAWQKFKQGLVAISQWFGNVWEGFKQSLSSFWSWLSSFFAREKLSEEAKAGMEQAGEDLANGIVDGFMSSITKLADFFKSLSGRIKGWIGSIDISNMFHLPSWLGGKTALQPIVQFAGHPQTSPVTTQATDKSKQSASVYHHQNVTVHVNGARDPLATGRAVSHALQRAKANALHGGTE from the coding sequence ATGGATGTTTCCCTTGTTGTGCGTTTTGTCAATCATCTGCAAGAAGGGATAGCCTCTGCCAAGCGCGATTTGCAAGCCTTTAGTGCCGATGTTGCCCATTTGCAAAACAAGACACGACAACACTTTAAAAATTGGTTTGATCCTCAACATCTTGAGGATGCAACCAAGAATGCTGAAATGGCTTTTATCCAAGCGCGAGGGCGCATGGTGGGGGCAATTGCCCAAACCGCAACCTTGATTGCCCCCCTCTATAAGGCCATGCAATTTGATCAATCGATGAAGGGCTTGGAAAAGGTTCTTGATGCGCCTCTGCATCGCTTAAAGGAATTGCGCCGCTTTGCTCTTGAGACCTCAACCAAAATCCCGCTTGCTGCACGTGAGGTTTTGGAACTGATGACCAGTGCCAGCCAAGCGGGGATTGGCGAGCAAGATCTCGAAGCTTTTAGTCTTTACGCTGCCAAAGCGGCTGTGGCTTTTGATATGACGGGGGACCAGATTGGTGAACGCTTTGCCAAATTGCGCAATGTCTTCAAACTCAATCAGACAGGCATTGAAGAGTTAGGCGATGCCATCAACCATCTCTCCAACCATATGGCGGCTAAAGCCAGTGAAGTGTCTGATTTTACCAATCGTGCCACCGGTGCTGCCACCATGTTTAAGCTCACTGCCCGTGAAACGGCTGCTTTTGGTACCGCGATGATTTCTGCGGGGATTGTCCCTGAGAGTGCGGCGCGTGGTTTTAATGCCATGAGTTCGCGTATTCAGGCAGGGGGCAAACATATTGAAGATGCTTTTGTCAATATTGGGCTGTCACGGCAAAAGTTTCTCCAAGACATCGACAAAGATGCAACCGGCACGTTAGTGCGCTTTTTTGATGTTTTAGCCAAATCCGAACAGGGTATGCGTTCCCTGATTGCCATTGCTGGGCGCGATTTTACCGGTGACTTTGCCAAATTGGTTGGCAATCCAGAATTGTTAAGCCAAGCGCTCGAATTTGTTAAAGACCCCAAAGTTTTTAAAGGCTCCGTAGAGCAAGAAGCGGATAAACAAGCAACTGGTGCCATCCGGCAATTTGAACTTTTGCAAAACCGCATCGTGGCTTTGGGCATTACCATTGGCAACGTGTTGTTGCCCCATGTCAACAATTTGATGGCCAGTGTTGGCAATTTTATCAATGGCTTGATGGCATGGGCCAATGCCCATCCCGCCTTAACCAGTGCGATTGTCAAAACCATTGCCGCCTTGATGGCTTTTAATATTGCTCTGCGGGTGTTGCGCTTTACCATGGCTGGCACACGGCTTGGTTTGCTTCAATTGATGGGCTCTTTGATCAAAATTGGTACTGTGAGTCGTGTCCTTAAAACCAATTGGCGCAGCTTAATCGCTTCAGGGCGCTCTTTGGGAATCATGGCGGCAACTCTTGGTGGGAGCACGCTTCGTCTCTTGCGACCCATGACTTTGTTGGTGGCAGGCTTTCGCGGGCTTATGGTCTTGAGTTCCGCCTTTGCAGCTACATTTGGCTGGGTTGGCACAGTGATAGAAGTGGTGGCTGCTGGCATTGCTTCTGTTGTTGGTGCTGTTTTTACCCCGATAGGGGCGCTCATTGCCGCTGTTGTTGCAGTGATCATGGCTGCTTGTTTTGCCTTGTGGAAATATTGGGACCGGTTTTCTTCTTTTGTCAAAGGTTTTGCTCGCGGGCTGGTCCACGCTTTTGGCCGTATCTTTGAAGCTGTCATGCGCTTTTTTGGTGCTGATACCGCAACCATCACCAAGTGGAAAAATACCCTTTCTGCTGCTTTTGACTTTTCTCAAGCTTGGCAAAAGTTCAAACAGGGGCTTGTCGCTATATCCCAATGGTTTGGTAATGTCTGGGAGGGTTTTAAGCAAAGTCTCTCCAGCTTTTGGAGCTGGTTGAGCAGTTTTTTTGCTCGCGAAAAGCTCTCAGAAGAAGCCAAGGCGGGTATGGAACAGGCTGGAGAAGATCTTGCCAATGGGATTGTCGATGGCTTTATGTCCTCCATCACAAAGTTGGCTGATTTTTTTAAATCCTTATCCGGTCGCATCAAAGGATGGATTGGTTCGATTGATATCTCCAACATGTTTCATTTGCCCAGTTGGCTTGGTGGCAAAACAGCTTTGCAGCCGATTGTACAATTTGCCGGTCACCCGCAAACCAGCCCTGTGACAACGCAGGCAACGGACAAAAGCAAGCAGAGCGCATCCGTTTATCACCATCAAAATGTCACCGTGCATGTCAATGGGGCGCGTGATCCTCTTGCTACCGGCCGTGCGGTAAGTCATGCCCTCCAACGGGCAAAAGCCAATGCCTTGCATGGCGGCACAGAATAA
- a CDS encoding TerC family protein, with translation MMEWITDPHVWFGLITLVFLEIVLGIDNLVFIAILAEKLPQHLRDRARLIGLTLALVMRLFLLTIIGWVMSVDTIIFSLSFFEFSWHSFILISGGAFLLAKATLELHERLEGVSHERKTGIAYAVFWQVIVQIVVLDAVFSLDSIITATGMIAKEQAVVMYIAVIAAMGVMMYGSGPLMRFINRHSTIVILCLGFLMMIGFTLIVEGFGFHIPKGYLYAAIGFSVLIEAFNQIGRRNREKMITTNDLRGRTADAVLKLLGGGNKDGHLGETVDVIAEQAATSELFRPEEKEMIRGVLDLADRPVRSIMSPRNEIEWLDLNSDENEMREELQQVKHSRLILAREKVDEFVGVALTKDLLLNLAEGKKINWKKAMREPLVVHENTSVLRLMEQLRHSSIQLAIIVDEHGSFEGIATPTDILEAIAGDFPDDDEEPMIAEQLENGSLLVEGYADIRRLSGYLGRDLVDEADRYTTLAGFMLWRFGHLPNEGESFEADGLCFKVVEMDRRNLSKILISPLG, from the coding sequence ATGATGGAGTGGATCACTGATCCTCATGTGTGGTTTGGTTTGATCACACTGGTTTTTCTTGAGATTGTTTTAGGAATAGATAATCTTGTTTTTATTGCAATTTTAGCGGAAAAATTGCCGCAACATTTACGTGATCGCGCACGCTTGATAGGACTCACTTTAGCGTTAGTTATGCGGCTTTTCCTTCTTACAATTATCGGATGGGTGATGAGTGTCGATACAATCATTTTTTCACTCTCGTTTTTTGAATTTAGTTGGCATAGCTTTATTTTAATTAGTGGTGGGGCTTTCCTCTTGGCAAAGGCAACGTTGGAGTTACATGAAAGGTTAGAAGGGGTATCGCACGAAAGAAAAACAGGTATTGCGTATGCAGTTTTTTGGCAAGTTATTGTTCAGATCGTGGTATTAGATGCCGTTTTCTCCCTCGACAGTATTATTACTGCAACAGGTATGATTGCAAAAGAGCAGGCTGTTGTTATGTATATAGCAGTCATTGCTGCTATGGGGGTGATGATGTATGGATCTGGCCCTCTTATGCGCTTCATTAATCGTCATTCCACTATTGTTATCCTTTGTCTTGGCTTTTTGATGATGATAGGCTTTACTCTCATTGTTGAGGGATTTGGCTTTCATATTCCAAAAGGGTATTTATATGCTGCTATTGGTTTTTCTGTTCTCATTGAGGCTTTTAATCAAATTGGACGCCGTAATCGTGAAAAAATGATTACAACAAATGATCTTCGTGGTCGAACAGCTGATGCTGTTTTGAAACTTTTAGGAGGCGGAAACAAAGACGGTCATCTTGGGGAAACTGTAGATGTCATTGCTGAACAGGCAGCAACTTCTGAGTTATTTCGACCAGAAGAAAAGGAAATGATTCGTGGTGTTCTCGATTTGGCTGATCGACCTGTTCGTTCTATTATGTCGCCGCGCAATGAAATTGAGTGGTTGGATTTAAACAGCGATGAGAATGAAATGCGTGAAGAATTGCAACAAGTTAAACATAGCCGCTTAATTTTAGCGCGTGAAAAAGTAGATGAATTTGTTGGGGTTGCTTTGACAAAAGATCTTCTTTTAAACTTGGCTGAGGGCAAAAAAATCAATTGGAAAAAAGCTATGCGCGAACCCCTCGTCGTTCATGAGAATACGAGTGTTTTGCGATTGATGGAGCAATTACGTCATTCTTCAATCCAGCTGGCAATTATTGTTGATGAACATGGATCTTTTGAGGGAATTGCAACACCAACAGATATTCTTGAAGCTATTGCTGGTGATTTTCCTGATGATGATGAAGAACCCATGATCGCAGAACAACTTGAAAATGGAAGCCTTCTTGTGGAAGGATATGCTGATATCCGCCGTTTAAGTGGTTATCTTGGGCGTGATCTTGTTGATGAAGCAGATCGTTATACAACTCTTGCAGGATTTATGCTTTGGCGGTTTGGCCATTTACCTAATGAGGGGGAAAGTTTTGAAGCTGATGGTTTATGCTTTAAAGTGGTTGAAATGGATCGTCGAAATTTATCTAAAATCCTTATTTCTCCACTTGGATAA
- a CDS encoding phage tail protein, with translation MKDPLMMLGPHQFYVDWLNFQSFEEEFSASWVSMERFGKAPSLQFTGYGNDAKTIHGVWFPEEFGDRIAIDALTMTIRAAKPVQMLRWVNDMSYSAIFHGPVVITSITKDHDYISRSGQSQRIRYSISLLPFFDGGKPQGYFQEGQQL, from the coding sequence ATGAAAGATCCTTTGATGATGCTAGGTCCGCATCAATTTTATGTCGATTGGCTGAATTTCCAATCCTTTGAAGAAGAGTTCTCCGCCTCATGGGTGTCTATGGAGCGTTTTGGCAAAGCCCCCAGCTTGCAATTTACCGGCTATGGCAATGATGCCAAAACCATCCATGGCGTGTGGTTTCCAGAAGAGTTTGGTGATCGTATAGCCATTGATGCACTCACCATGACCATACGAGCAGCAAAACCGGTGCAGATGCTTCGTTGGGTCAATGATATGAGTTATAGTGCCATATTCCATGGTCCCGTGGTGATTACCTCCATCACGAAAGACCACGATTATATCAGTCGCTCTGGTCAATCGCAGCGTATCCGTTATTCCATCAGTCTGTTGCCCTTTTTTGATGGGGGCAAACCACAAGGATATTTCCAAGAGGGACAACAGCTATGA
- a CDS encoding phage major tail tube protein, which translates to MTLRIVRGFTLIVDDDVNLHLDLETLKLPTLEELTETYQPGGSDMQIDVSGLGVKALSLQMKIRSHTPEVIGIFAGPPGLRHKFTGKKHVVSEEDGREHEHSIDVTGRLVKVDSEGLTAGKATGYDCEIKNIWDYSEYWDGAVLHRFSFKRGGWLVRNGQDIGGRRRSILNL; encoded by the coding sequence ATGACTTTACGGATTGTTCGTGGTTTTACCCTGATTGTTGATGATGATGTCAATCTTCATCTTGATCTTGAAACACTCAAACTGCCCACCTTAGAAGAACTCACCGAAACCTATCAACCAGGCGGTTCTGATATGCAAATTGATGTGAGCGGTCTTGGTGTGAAAGCTTTAAGCTTGCAAATGAAGATCCGCAGTCATACCCCCGAAGTTATCGGTATCTTTGCTGGTCCCCCTGGTCTTCGTCATAAATTTACTGGCAAAAAACATGTGGTGTCTGAAGAAGATGGGCGCGAGCATGAACATTCCATTGATGTCACAGGGCGCTTGGTCAAAGTCGATAGCGAGGGTCTTACTGCTGGAAAAGCGACGGGCTATGATTGTGAGATTAAGAATATTTGGGACTATAGCGAATATTGGGATGGTGCTGTTTTGCATCGCTTTTCATTTAAACGGGGTGGTTGGCTTGTGCGCAATGGGCAGGATATTGGTGGGCGCAGGCGCTCTATCCTCAATTTATAG
- a CDS encoding Bgr_08870 family protein: MTKSKKLAMELPKEGRFISSEFPILRENLTKIDQAIMEVEEKLDEKAPAKHTHSIGDVTDLEAALKGKMAADKTFTLTDLGDIEGAKDAANNYVLYKASNNHFTFGSAVSLLGAHQHKIEDIVGLDAFRAKINEDLTSYGRLAQANEWQNYNKFTSKVTIGDSLELSGNSSLNLIQNGRVVTSLTATGSKLKGPLKVDGEAVYTKSEIDKLVASLNKKPVEILMTESGTIPFPEGMTDNTEIEVCAWGGGGGGGGDGGNNNNGGGGGGGAQYARVKIKGADLKKAKTVQIGRGGKGGRSNGNHGGYTIIKGIICAGGGGYGGGNDNTPGGYYNAYGSLGNGGKGGLGGIGGGTWKKSDAAMKNESFIFSGGLGGAGGNNSDINGDNGGNSIYGGGGGGGGGKKNGKGGYGGNNGGGNGGDYGANGGGGGGGYFRGKDGSKIGGDGGDGAILLRFFI; the protein is encoded by the coding sequence ATGACAAAAAGCAAAAAGCTTGCAATGGAATTGCCTAAAGAAGGGCGTTTTATCAGTTCTGAATTCCCTATTTTGCGTGAGAACTTGACAAAAATTGATCAAGCCATCATGGAAGTTGAGGAAAAGCTAGATGAAAAAGCCCCTGCAAAACACACGCATAGCATAGGGGATGTTACAGATCTTGAAGCAGCCCTCAAAGGCAAAATGGCAGCAGATAAAACCTTCACTTTAACCGATTTGGGCGATATCGAGGGCGCTAAGGACGCTGCTAACAATTATGTTCTCTATAAAGCAAGCAACAATCATTTTACCTTTGGCAGTGCTGTCTCCCTTCTTGGAGCGCACCAACACAAAATTGAAGATATTGTCGGTCTTGATGCGTTTAGAGCTAAGATTAATGAAGATCTGACAAGCTATGGGCGCTTAGCGCAAGCCAATGAATGGCAAAATTACAATAAGTTTACCAGCAAAGTCACCATTGGTGATAGCTTAGAGCTTTCGGGAAACTCGTCCTTGAACCTCATCCAAAATGGTAGAGTTGTGACAAGTTTAACTGCAACGGGAAGCAAGCTCAAAGGACCACTCAAAGTTGATGGTGAAGCTGTTTATACGAAAAGTGAAATAGATAAATTGGTGGCTTCATTGAACAAAAAACCTGTCGAAATCCTCATGACAGAAAGCGGCACTATCCCGTTTCCTGAAGGTATGACCGATAACACAGAAATTGAAGTATGTGCTTGGGGTGGCGGTGGAGGCGGCGGAGGTGATGGTGGAAATAATAATAACGGTGGAGGTGGTGGTGGAGGTGCTCAATATGCACGTGTTAAAATTAAGGGAGCCGATCTAAAAAAAGCGAAAACAGTTCAAATTGGTAGGGGAGGAAAAGGTGGCAGAAGCAACGGAAATCATGGTGGATACACAATTATTAAAGGAATTATTTGTGCTGGTGGTGGTGGTTATGGTGGTGGCAATGACAACACCCCTGGTGGCTATTATAATGCCTATGGCTCTCTCGGCAATGGTGGCAAAGGCGGGTTAGGCGGTATAGGCGGTGGCACTTGGAAAAAAAGCGATGCGGCTATGAAAAATGAAAGTTTTATTTTTTCTGGTGGATTAGGTGGTGCAGGCGGCAACAACTCCGATATCAATGGCGACAATGGTGGAAACAGTATTTATGGCGGCGGCGGTGGCGGCGGCGGTGGCAAAAAGAATGGCAAAGGCGGTTATGGTGGCAATAACGGGGGAGGTAATGGTGGTGATTACGGAGCTAACGGTGGTGGCGGTGGCGGTGGATATTTTCGTGGAAAGGATGGCAGTAAAATTGGCGGTGACGGTGGCGACGGAGCAATCTTATTGAGATTTTTTATATAG
- a CDS encoding phage tail sheath C-terminal domain-containing protein: MATEFNHGIRIVEAGESSRPLATFDQTAIGAVVTAPDADGQIYPVNEPVLVFTHETEKIQKLGQRGTALDVIHAVCAQGVEAKIILVRVEEKSTISETQAEMVGSNAALTGVHALTHARGHLGVEPGILLAPAYSAGRLDNGKNPVADALEQVAEKLQAIAVFDTGGKNTEESLAYRADFSSRFCYLIDPFVRVANGEGGYCIKPASPFAAAMFIKRDKQKGGVFWSPSNQDVHGILGTARPISYFDGEIDHEANRLNQADIATFIPARLSQNAQGQMAANGRILWGNHTTSSDPLWRFVNVVRTRAALEKTIINSFRPFANDENLTGQHVIAITRSLTQFLDDMIARGALLGGRVWFDRDLNSNSTLQLGKLRVEFDAEEVPPLEDLSFGSRRNGAYFDRLAEDIQKKMTYQFGDTLESYRKAARSEA, translated from the coding sequence ATGGCAACAGAATTTAATCATGGTATCCGCATTGTTGAGGCTGGTGAAAGCTCTAGACCGTTGGCAACATTTGATCAGACGGCGATTGGCGCGGTTGTTACAGCCCCTGATGCTGATGGACAAATTTATCCGGTAAACGAGCCTGTTTTGGTTTTTACCCATGAAACAGAGAAAATCCAAAAGCTGGGGCAAAGGGGCACAGCTCTTGATGTGATTCATGCTGTATGCGCGCAAGGGGTTGAGGCCAAAATTATCCTTGTGCGGGTAGAAGAAAAGTCGACAATTTCTGAAACACAAGCCGAAATGGTAGGGTCCAATGCTGCCTTAACCGGTGTTCATGCTTTGACCCATGCACGTGGGCATTTAGGGGTTGAACCTGGAATTTTGTTGGCACCAGCTTATAGTGCAGGGCGCCTTGACAATGGTAAAAACCCTGTGGCTGATGCGCTAGAACAGGTTGCCGAAAAGCTGCAAGCAATTGCGGTTTTTGACACAGGGGGCAAAAACACCGAAGAAAGCCTTGCTTATCGCGCTGATTTTTCCTCACGCTTTTGTTATTTGATTGACCCCTTTGTACGGGTGGCAAACGGTGAGGGTGGTTATTGTATTAAACCGGCAAGTCCCTTTGCCGCAGCGATGTTTATCAAACGCGATAAGCAAAAGGGGGGTGTTTTTTGGTCGCCTTCAAACCAAGATGTACATGGCATTTTAGGCACAGCGCGCCCCATTAGCTATTTTGATGGCGAAATCGATCATGAGGCAAATCGTCTTAACCAAGCCGATATTGCTACCTTTATTCCGGCACGGCTTAGCCAAAATGCGCAAGGTCAAATGGCTGCCAATGGACGGATTTTATGGGGCAATCATACCACATCTTCTGATCCGCTTTGGCGCTTTGTCAATGTGGTGCGCACCCGTGCAGCACTGGAAAAGACCATCATCAATAGTTTCCGCCCTTTTGCCAATGATGAGAATTTGACCGGTCAACATGTCATTGCCATTACGAGAAGTCTCACGCAGTTTCTTGATGATATGATTGCTCGTGGTGCCCTGCTTGGTGGACGTGTTTGGTTTGATCGTGATTTGAATTCCAATAGCACTTTGCAATTGGGCAAGCTGCGGGTTGAATTTGATGCCGAAGAAGTGCCTCCTCTAGAAGATTTAAGTTTTGGGAGCCGGCGCAATGGCGCTTATTTTGACCGATTGGCTGAAGACATCCAAAAGAAAATGACCTATCAATTTGGCGATACGCTAGAGAGCTATCGCAAAGCAGCAAGGAGTGAAGCATGA
- a CDS encoding replicative DNA helicase, whose amino-acid sequence MGKVNLVECRAQENQRDNMLSSFREVPHNLEAEQALLGAILISNDALDCVSDFLKASHFFEPLHQKIFAIASQMIHKGKLANPVTMKPFLPAEEKIGEITVFHYVVRLAKEAVTIINAQDYGRIIYDLFLRRCLINLGNEIVNKAFDAPVELKPSQQIERIEQQLFELAEKGKYGGGFENFAGALTKALTMASAAKKRSSRLSGIATHIKNLDEKMGGLQKSDLIILAGRPGMGKTSLATNIAFNIANAYTRDDHTQEQDNEGGIVGFFSLEMSSEQLATRIISEQTEVSSSDIRRGNLSEQQFTKIIHMTRSLQKAPLYIDQTGGLSVAQLAARARRLKRQHGLDVLIIDYIQLVTGHTKCSSDNRVQEMTAITMALKALAKELNIPIIALSQLSRQVENRTDKRPQLSDLRESGSIGQDADIVLFVYREDYYLKNEQPKEGSVESVKWQEKMDQVRGQAEVIITKQRHGPTGTVPLAFQSDFTRFSDL is encoded by the coding sequence ATGGGAAAAGTCAACCTCGTAGAATGCCGTGCACAAGAAAATCAAAGGGATAACATGCTCTCTTCATTTCGAGAGGTCCCACACAATCTTGAAGCGGAACAAGCTTTGCTCGGGGCAATTCTCATAAGCAATGATGCGCTTGATTGCGTTTCGGACTTTCTTAAAGCATCCCATTTTTTTGAACCCTTGCATCAAAAGATCTTTGCGATTGCCTCACAGATGATCCATAAGGGAAAACTTGCCAATCCCGTGACCATGAAACCCTTTCTTCCAGCAGAAGAAAAGATTGGTGAAATCACTGTCTTTCATTACGTTGTACGTCTCGCTAAAGAAGCCGTCACCATCATTAATGCGCAAGATTATGGGCGGATTATTTATGATCTTTTCCTTCGACGCTGTTTGATTAATCTTGGCAATGAAATTGTTAATAAAGCCTTTGATGCTCCTGTAGAACTGAAGCCCTCACAACAGATTGAAAGGATTGAACAGCAGTTGTTTGAATTGGCAGAAAAGGGAAAATATGGCGGTGGATTTGAAAATTTTGCAGGCGCTCTTACAAAGGCGCTTACCATGGCAAGTGCTGCGAAAAAGCGTTCCTCAAGGCTTTCAGGAATCGCAACCCATATCAAAAACCTTGATGAGAAAATGGGAGGATTACAAAAATCTGATCTCATTATTCTCGCTGGTCGCCCCGGTATGGGGAAAACCTCTCTTGCAACCAACATTGCCTTTAATATTGCTAATGCTTACACACGTGATGACCATACACAGGAACAAGACAATGAAGGAGGCATTGTTGGATTCTTCTCGTTAGAAATGTCCTCAGAGCAATTAGCAACCCGTATCATTTCTGAACAAACAGAAGTCTCTTCTTCTGATATTAGGCGGGGCAATCTCTCAGAACAGCAATTTACTAAAATCATCCACATGACACGTTCTCTGCAAAAAGCCCCGCTTTATATCGATCAAACGGGTGGTTTGTCCGTTGCTCAATTGGCAGCGCGTGCAAGGCGCCTCAAACGACAACATGGTTTAGATGTTTTGATTATTGATTATATCCAGCTCGTGACGGGTCATACCAAGTGTTCCTCAGACAATCGTGTGCAAGAAATGACAGCCATTACTATGGCTCTCAAGGCATTGGCGAAAGAGCTGAATATTCCCATCATTGCTCTTTCACAGCTTTCACGGCAAGTTGAAAATCGCACCGATAAGCGCCCACAACTTTCTGATTTACGTGAATCCGGTTCGATTGGACAAGATGCTGATATTGTTTTGTTTGTCTATCGTGAAGACTATTACTTAAAAAATGAACAGCCAAAGGAAGGCAGTGTTGAATCTGTCAAATGGCAAGAGAAGATGGATCAGGTGAGGGGGCAAGCGGAAGTGATTATCACCAAACAACGCCATGGTCCTACAGGAACTGTTCCTCTTGCTTTCCAATCTGATTTTACACGTTTTAGTGACCTATAA
- a CDS encoding phage late control D family protein: MGLRRTYPFIEVKVGDKPVHEVFYQRLLSATITDHAGNEADRFEAEFDDRDNDLEVPQKNSTLQVLFGYQDSISAVMGRFVVESVVSIGGSDGEVLHLCGKSASMRGELKEQASEHFDNKTIGEIVESLAKRHGYQAKVDQEFYSKTLPYVVRTDQSTIDFLTRLAERMQARFLIKDNKFLFLSGNNLPPLTLAKHDCSSWEFTLEPRTQYGSVESTYFDRSQGKQLSVKYRTNLKGPTRRLRGCYPCREEALAAAASESDRLCRSMGSGSLVLEGRPEIMADQPLLLQGFREQINGPWKAATVTHRYEKQSGYTTEITLEAPEKGKQPWEKSTS, from the coding sequence ATGGGATTAAGGCGGACATATCCTTTTATCGAGGTTAAGGTTGGAGACAAACCCGTCCATGAGGTTTTTTACCAGCGTCTTCTTAGCGCCACCATTACCGATCATGCCGGCAATGAAGCCGATCGTTTTGAAGCGGAGTTTGATGATAGGGACAATGATTTAGAGGTTCCACAAAAGAACAGTACTCTGCAGGTGCTGTTTGGTTATCAGGACAGCATCAGTGCGGTTATGGGGCGTTTTGTTGTTGAATCTGTTGTCAGTATCGGGGGCAGTGATGGAGAGGTTTTACACCTTTGCGGCAAAAGCGCTTCAATGCGTGGCGAACTCAAAGAACAAGCAAGTGAGCATTTTGACAATAAAACCATTGGTGAGATTGTTGAAAGCTTAGCCAAGCGCCATGGTTATCAAGCCAAAGTCGACCAAGAATTTTATAGCAAAACCTTGCCTTATGTGGTGCGCACTGATCAATCGACAATTGATTTTTTAACCCGCCTTGCAGAGCGTATGCAGGCACGTTTTTTAATCAAAGACAATAAATTTTTATTTTTAAGCGGCAACAATTTACCGCCCCTCACTCTTGCCAAGCATGATTGTTCCAGTTGGGAATTTACCCTCGAGCCACGCACCCAATATGGCAGCGTTGAATCAACGTACTTTGATCGCTCGCAAGGTAAACAGCTATCTGTCAAATATCGCACAAACCTCAAAGGTCCCACACGGCGTTTGCGTGGTTGCTATCCTTGCAGAGAGGAAGCTTTAGCTGCTGCCGCATCAGAATCAGACCGGCTGTGCCGTAGCATGGGCAGTGGTTCTTTGGTTTTAGAAGGGCGTCCAGAAATCATGGCCGATCAACCTCTCCTTTTGCAAGGGTTCCGTGAGCAAATCAATGGTCCATGGAAAGCTGCAACCGTGACCCACCGCTATGAGAAACAAAGTGGCTATACTACAGAAATCACCTTAGAAGCACCAGAGAAGGGAAAACAGCCATGGGAAAAGTCAACCTCGTAG
- a CDS encoding tail protein X has translation MKLPAKHVVVELEDMSLDLICFQHAMAVLGDRQQAGFVEGYLEATLRANPGIAQYGAVLPRGLEITLPEFVFVPPQSRVKRLWD, from the coding sequence ATGAAGCTACCAGCAAAGCACGTTGTTGTAGAGTTAGAAGATATGAGCCTCGATCTGATTTGCTTTCAACATGCCATGGCGGTGTTGGGAGACCGTCAACAGGCTGGATTCGTAGAGGGCTATTTAGAAGCCACCTTGAGAGCCAATCCAGGGATTGCCCAATATGGTGCTGTTTTGCCACGGGGTTTAGAGATCACTTTGCCTGAATTTGTCTTTGTTCCTCCTCAAAGCAGAGTGAAGCGGTTATGGGATTAA